In Phycisphaerae bacterium RAS2, the DNA window ACAAGAAAGTCAATTGAATGCGGCGGGAAGGAGGGCAGGCTCTTCACGCGCCAGCAGAATTGATATGCCTTTGCGAGTCTGGTGGCCGCAGGACTCAATAAATCGCCTTGATGATCGCCCCCGGGTAATACGTCGCGAGGATGGCCTTGTGATCCATGCCGCGGCGGGCCTTGGTCTCCGTGCCGTACTGGCAGAGGCCCATGCCGTGGCCGAAGCCTTTGCCCTCGGAGAAGACAAACCGGTCGCCCTTTTTTGAAATCTGGAAGTTTGTCGATTTGAGCAGTCGCCCGCCCATGGTCAGGCGAAAGTCCTCGCCGACGAGCGTGTCCTTCGCGCCGCCCGAGCCGATCAGCTCCATGTGCATGATGCGGCCGTCGGGCGTGCGGGCCTTGGGGCGCAGGTCGGTGATCGTGCCGAGTTTCTTCAACACGGGGTAGCGAGCGACGAGTTTTTTTGTCATGTCGGCGCGGGAGATTTCGACCGGGCCCCATTTGTAATTCGGGGCCACGTAGCAATCTTCGCAGACCACGCCGCCTCGCAGCGGGCCGACGTCCGGATCGCGCGGCTTCACGTTGTTCACGTGCTGCGATCGGCCGCCGCACGCGGAAGAATAGTACGTGCAGAAGATGTCGTCTTTCGTGCCGTCGTTCCAGAGGCAGACCTCGCCGCGCGTGCCGTCAACGGCACTGATCGCGATGGCGTCCTCGCCTTTGACGCCGATGTACATCTGGCTTCCTTCGTTATCGACAACATCCCAGGTGCGGCCGGGCGGGGCGGCGCGCTTCTGATAAAGGACATAAGTTCGCGCCGCGACGCAGAGCGCCTTGAACGACTCGGGGTGGAAGTAGCGCGGCAGTTCTCCGCGAAGGACGCCGCGAAGGTACGCTTCGACGTCGACAAGGTTGATCACCGTGAGCATCTCGCCGGCGCGAAGAATGCGCAGCGACCCGCGATAGGTCTGCTGATTCAAGACGATGGATGCGTCGCGCGCCGGGGTGATCAGCAGGTTGGTGGTATCAAACGTTTCGCCGCCGAGCGTGATGCCGCCGCTGG includes these proteins:
- the lytB gene encoding Amidase enhancer precursor, which translates into the protein MSAQHQAIRVLMMIASALRKCHPAVILGATLAAAALFFVGCEGLFDTQRWTSTHRPEAPPEVIVDRQVRVRLMELKPGQSAELAVTSAFSAVDGVAGRQLAPEHPPLSLAALRPATSGGITLGGETFDTTNLLITPARDASIVLNQQTYRGSLRILRAGEMLTVINLVDVEAYLRGVLRGELPRYFHPESFKALCVAARTYVLYQKRAAPPGRTWDVVDNEGSQMYIGVKGEDAIAISAVDGTRGEVCLWNDGTKDDIFCTYYSSACGGRSQHVNNVKPRDPDVGPLRGGVVCEDCYVAPNYKWGPVEISRADMTKKLVARYPVLKKLGTITDLRPKARTPDGRIMHMELIGSGGAKDTLVGEDFRLTMGGRLLKSTNFQISKKGDRFVFSEGKGFGHGMGLCQYGTETKARRGMDHKAILATYYPGAIIKAIY